One genomic region from Sphingobacterium sp. UGAL515B_05 encodes:
- a CDS encoding DUF5977 domain-containing protein, which translates to MKKTIKLRLMGLRIFLRANYIIAGFILLFSGQLSAQHNNQLNFVNIPPNPIVAKLPVFDKYEPILSSGMVNVPIDIFDLKIGDYAMPIKLVYSTKGISIEDSPIPYGYGWALNLNPKVTRRVVGRKDEGFPFKDTYNSSNSNWGSRIPGGGGDYGDFYEPLKGIVRPEEGLAYYQMQYSDFYDSQRDIFTLQLPNKSITFIILNINGIFEARAYGNNIKIQITTTSGQYSDIVGFKVIDEDGTEYIFGNNTGDTTNTFLENNDNVNVTWLLREITLINKQKIKFTWVENNVSSTKPSTNVPVTLNDNKSEDNGDGTASSPFVGDYGGIINIASYGNNYIKMLKTIEFSNGDVTFNYFTGLETMISSIEIKDATKTVISKATFTYGAKDGTMGYLLLQSLKVNTETYSFVYDANRFDKSSPKIDYWGFYNGKNNVNQVPKVNLNTYTNYSYVSESISPYGIPIGYADKTVDTAKMKAFMLQRVNLPTGGYVKYDYEPHQFNYTVSSPGFSDIPLVPNTGGGLRVKSIKFYNANGSLQFDKSYKYGKNESGLANIKLVPTLADFIDEHYIFSYYSSYNGNMPFIKTIANRTVAIKSLSDHNAYDFGNSGFWYDQVTEYSAGGKKTSYFEFKDDDIGKLEATKLFNKRFTTSVHTLFQNGPKIKREEIFKGNGASFDTVSIKDYLNEGYYYQGDLPIKNMLIDRKITAIFISGTSGGRDPIHPSNSSLFPIAYGGNFGFNVGTYYIYPYINRLIKETTTDFTVNGKVISTQSYEYSLTKPNTVIKTTKIASKLNETILTTFKFPWDFSTTIAQAMVSQNVISSPLETETTKNTSKVLERNTFSNTLSVTNGLLLLNKKERLINSILSEQVQVTKFDSYGNPMEVVGLSGKKDTYLWGYSGNYLIAKFENTTNSELQTALGVNYQSIVDNLNKAAVMDNYITTVVSGLRTSLPYKLITSYTYRLLYGVSSKTDPSGKTEFYEYDNYGRLSTIKDYNGYIIKAFCYNYAGENVNCHPILTVYKNATLSKSFTRDCGVGYQGSTVSYNVPAGKYSSTISQQYADQMAQDDIDTNGQNYANANGICNALAVNFYAYNFTVYPVTITFSPTFSGGTYTQISVPANSSYQVQIKAGNYYLDMNTAYNFNAAYMMSCGFYAFGPSASFQNVNISDSGCSSLDVDNYTP; encoded by the coding sequence ATGAAAAAGACCATCAAACTTAGGTTAATGGGATTAAGGATATTTTTAAGAGCCAATTACATAATTGCAGGCTTTATTTTACTATTTTCCGGCCAGCTTTCAGCACAGCACAATAACCAATTGAATTTCGTAAATATTCCTCCTAATCCGATAGTCGCCAAATTACCGGTATTTGATAAATATGAACCGATTTTGTCTTCGGGAATGGTCAACGTTCCCATAGATATTTTTGACCTCAAGATTGGCGATTATGCTATGCCCATAAAACTTGTGTATAGCACAAAGGGTATTTCTATTGAAGATTCGCCCATACCTTATGGATATGGATGGGCGCTTAATCTCAATCCAAAAGTAACCAGACGCGTCGTTGGAAGGAAAGATGAAGGTTTTCCTTTTAAGGACACTTATAATTCTAGTAATAGTAACTGGGGAAGCCGGATTCCCGGTGGTGGTGGTGATTATGGAGACTTTTATGAACCTCTCAAAGGTATCGTTAGGCCGGAAGAAGGCCTTGCTTACTATCAAATGCAATACAGTGATTTTTACGATAGTCAGCGGGATATTTTCACGCTACAACTGCCAAATAAGAGCATTACATTTATTATTTTAAATATAAATGGAATTTTTGAGGCTAGAGCCTATGGTAATAATATCAAAATACAGATCACCACGACTTCAGGGCAATATTCCGATATTGTTGGATTTAAAGTCATCGATGAAGACGGAACTGAATATATCTTTGGAAACAATACTGGAGATACAACCAATACTTTCCTTGAGAATAATGACAATGTCAATGTTACCTGGCTATTGCGTGAAATCACCTTGATCAACAAACAGAAGATCAAATTTACCTGGGTGGAAAACAACGTCAGCTCCACGAAGCCATCAACTAATGTACCAGTAACATTAAACGATAACAAGAGTGAAGATAATGGAGACGGTACAGCAAGTTCTCCTTTTGTAGGTGATTACGGAGGCATTATAAATATTGCATCCTATGGCAATAATTATATAAAAATGTTGAAAACCATCGAGTTTAGCAATGGAGATGTGACATTCAATTATTTTACTGGTTTGGAAACGATGATCAGCTCCATTGAAATTAAGGATGCAACGAAAACTGTAATAAGCAAGGCTACGTTTACCTATGGCGCAAAGGATGGTACGATGGGGTATCTACTTTTGCAGTCGTTGAAAGTAAACACTGAAACCTATTCCTTTGTATATGATGCGAACCGCTTTGACAAATCGTCTCCAAAAATTGATTACTGGGGGTTTTACAATGGTAAAAATAATGTAAATCAGGTTCCAAAGGTTAACCTAAATACTTATACCAATTACTCCTATGTCAGTGAGAGTATTAGTCCCTATGGCATACCAATCGGTTACGCGGACAAAACCGTGGATACAGCCAAGATGAAAGCTTTTATGCTGCAACGGGTTAATTTGCCCACTGGTGGATATGTCAAATATGATTACGAGCCACATCAATTTAATTACACAGTTAGCTCTCCAGGTTTTTCAGATATCCCGTTGGTACCAAATACAGGTGGCGGACTCCGCGTAAAATCCATTAAATTCTATAATGCTAATGGCTCCCTTCAGTTCGATAAATCCTACAAATATGGAAAGAATGAAAGTGGACTAGCCAATATCAAACTCGTTCCAACCTTGGCCGATTTCATCGATGAACATTATATATTTAGTTATTATAGTAGTTATAATGGAAATATGCCTTTTATTAAGACTATAGCCAACAGAACCGTTGCTATAAAATCCCTTTCGGATCATAATGCCTATGATTTTGGCAATTCCGGATTTTGGTACGATCAGGTGACAGAGTACAGTGCAGGAGGCAAGAAAACAAGTTACTTTGAATTTAAGGATGATGATATCGGCAAGCTGGAAGCAACCAAACTCTTCAATAAAAGATTTACGACATCTGTTCATACTTTATTTCAAAATGGCCCCAAAATTAAGCGGGAAGAAATCTTTAAAGGAAATGGAGCTTCTTTTGACACTGTAAGTATCAAGGATTATCTCAACGAGGGCTATTACTATCAAGGTGACCTCCCAATAAAAAATATGCTTATTGATAGGAAAATTACTGCGATTTTTATATCTGGGACATCTGGGGGAAGAGATCCAATACATCCTTCGAATTCATCACTCTTCCCCATCGCATATGGTGGCAACTTTGGTTTTAATGTAGGTACTTATTACATCTATCCGTACATTAACAGATTGATCAAGGAAACGACTACTGATTTTACAGTTAACGGTAAAGTTATCAGCACTCAGTCTTACGAATATTCGTTAACTAAACCTAATACTGTCATAAAGACTACGAAAATTGCAAGCAAACTGAACGAGACTATTTTGACGACTTTTAAGTTTCCGTGGGATTTCTCAACCACAATAGCTCAGGCGATGGTCAGCCAGAATGTAATTTCATCGCCGTTGGAGACAGAAACAACGAAAAATACGTCAAAAGTGTTAGAGAGAAATACTTTTTCCAACACACTTTCTGTAACTAATGGTCTGCTCTTATTAAATAAAAAAGAACGTCTTATTAACAGTATACTTTCCGAACAAGTACAGGTCACAAAATTCGATTCTTATGGAAACCCGATGGAGGTAGTCGGACTTTCAGGTAAAAAAGACACATATCTCTGGGGATATAGCGGAAATTATCTCATAGCCAAGTTTGAGAATACCACTAATTCAGAACTTCAGACAGCTCTGGGAGTGAACTACCAATCTATTGTTGATAATCTCAACAAAGCAGCGGTGATGGACAATTATATCACAACTGTAGTCAGTGGTCTCCGTACTTCCCTGCCTTATAAACTCATTACTAGTTATACTTATCGTCTTTTGTATGGAGTGTCGAGTAAAACCGATCCTAGTGGTAAAACCGAATTTTATGAATACGATAATTATGGAAGACTGAGTACGATCAAGGATTATAATGGTTATATCATAAAAGCATTCTGTTATAATTATGCAGGTGAAAATGTAAATTGTCATCCAATATTAACGGTATATAAGAATGCTACATTAAGCAAATCGTTTACACGCGACTGCGGTGTTGGATACCAGGGAAGTACAGTCTCGTATAATGTGCCTGCAGGAAAATATTCATCAACAATATCGCAGCAGTATGCTGATCAAATGGCGCAAGATGATATAGATACAAACGGACAGAATTATGCTAATGCTAATGGTATTTGCAATGCGTTAGCAGTTAATTTCTATGCCTATAATTTTACAGTATATCCAGTAACTATAACTTTCAGTCCAACATTTTCTGGTGGAACTTATACACAGATTAGTGTTCCTGCCAACTCGAGCTACCAGGTACAGATCAAGGCGGGAAACTATTATCTCGACATGAACACGGCATACAATTTTAATGCGGCCTATATGATGAGCTGTGGATTCTATGCTTTTGGACCCTCCGCTTCCTTTCAAAATGTGAATATCTCAGATTCGGGCTGTTCCTCACTTGATGTTGATAATTATACACCTTAA
- a CDS encoding DUF6443 domain-containing protein, which yields MKKIYLKKLLSWAINTGNKLKERKCFSDQVIGIKVIRYKVLMLLLLLFSSFLAQLVYSQTPTGTVAYTMEIVPRQPYKTLAAMAGKPVDSVNRTIRYLDGLGRPSQILDWRGSPSAKDFVTHIEYDTKGRETTKYLPYAEKTANDGSFKTAAKATQLAFYLPGGSDTTFKQTNNPFSLTVFENSISNRIQEQGFPGDVWQPAASRSTNGRTIVTEYGTNVANEVRAWTINASGASSTTFYPAGKLFKTVTKDENWITDSVKGRTVEEFKDFEDRIVLKRTWETKTKSQSTYYVYNDFGDLKYVLPPNFTGTTFQDNVGDFNELIYAYRYDNRRRLAEKKIPGSGWQYMVYNEDNLMVLIQDANQRILNQWTFIKYDSFGRIAITGKFIQNYASQKAAQDSVNKVPKYYEERLGTGEYTNNAFPTISGVTNAYLTNFYDDYLFTGNNNSALQAVGITKSLKTKGLVTAVRKTRDDGTAPMLAIYYYDDYGRIIQKATQSHIGGTDLETITYNFIGNILINKREHRTTPTGTPTTILTTNIYDHRGRPLIVKKKIGTQAEIIQSKSIYNELGQLLSKGFHSEDNGTTFLSTTKYKYTERGWLKGMYSNEFSETLFYVDGGTVQYNGNIAQQRYKNGTPAAGIMDYQYDGLNRLKSGSGTGAMLITENLKYDDVGNLTSLKRESGSEIIYKYLSSGKSNKIDSLKGGIIAKYSYDANGNTLKDRTGLDFTYNYLNLTKTASKTGTNVTYLYDATGIKLRKNTTVNSISSERNYVDGIEYNMNGTGLGSIERISTEEGFLLNSSGTFSYHYYLKDHLGNVRVVLKKDVSPTIPVIVQRQNYYPFGKTKSILVGTNNNYLYNGKEMQQDVGSQLDYGARFYDAEIGRWNVIDPLAEKYRRWSPYNYAIDNPIVYVDPDGKDIINIAGGVQFTLNDAQIALTAMQQQSSSNGSLDLNKIHFVYEKLTPNIYNHTLSSFRKGKPTVLHYDSDKSRRNDRRKAALKGKDYMREPGKSLDEYPYASTFEGGEGAEVAAVPIREQSIQGGQLGGFGGLYSKLKQGDAFTVIPIPKDREPEDVTVPATQPVSTALKVGTGVAAGIILWEVVKWGGAILLVPETGGASIPAAMALP from the coding sequence ATGAAAAAGATATATTTAAAAAAGTTGTTATCATGGGCAATAAACACCGGTAACAAACTTAAAGAGCGAAAGTGTTTTTCTGATCAGGTTATTGGAATAAAAGTAATTAGATACAAGGTGTTGATGCTTTTACTCTTATTGTTTTCATCGTTCCTTGCTCAGTTAGTTTATTCGCAGACACCTACTGGTACGGTCGCATATACCATGGAAATTGTACCAAGACAACCCTACAAAACTCTTGCTGCGATGGCTGGTAAACCTGTCGATTCAGTAAACCGTACAATCAGGTACTTAGATGGTCTTGGAAGGCCCTCTCAAATACTGGATTGGCGCGGAAGCCCTTCTGCGAAAGATTTTGTAACCCATATTGAGTACGATACAAAAGGAAGAGAGACTACGAAGTATCTACCCTATGCAGAGAAAACAGCTAACGACGGAAGTTTTAAAACCGCTGCAAAGGCGACTCAGCTTGCTTTTTATTTGCCAGGAGGAAGCGACACTACATTCAAGCAGACAAACAATCCATTTTCTTTGACTGTATTCGAAAATAGTATATCAAACCGGATTCAGGAACAGGGATTTCCGGGGGACGTTTGGCAGCCAGCTGCCAGCAGATCAACTAATGGACGTACAATTGTTACAGAATACGGGACAAATGTAGCCAATGAAGTGAGGGCTTGGACAATAAACGCATCTGGAGCTTCTAGCACAACTTTTTATCCAGCAGGTAAGCTTTTTAAGACTGTAACAAAAGACGAAAATTGGATAACAGATAGTGTTAAGGGCAGAACTGTGGAAGAATTTAAGGATTTTGAGGATCGAATTGTCCTCAAAAGAACCTGGGAAACTAAAACAAAGTCACAGAGTACCTATTATGTCTATAATGACTTTGGAGATCTTAAATATGTTCTTCCGCCCAATTTTACAGGGACGACTTTTCAGGATAATGTCGGTGATTTTAACGAACTCATTTACGCTTATCGTTATGATAATAGAAGGCGTCTTGCTGAGAAGAAGATTCCTGGAAGTGGATGGCAATATATGGTATACAATGAGGATAATTTAATGGTATTGATACAGGATGCAAATCAGCGAATTTTGAATCAATGGACCTTTATTAAATATGACTCTTTTGGACGTATCGCGATAACAGGCAAATTTATACAGAATTATGCGAGCCAGAAGGCTGCGCAGGATTCTGTCAATAAAGTACCTAAGTATTACGAGGAAAGGCTCGGTACAGGAGAATATACTAATAACGCTTTTCCAACTATTTCTGGGGTTACAAATGCTTATTTAACGAATTTTTATGATGATTATCTATTTACAGGAAATAATAATAGCGCTTTACAAGCTGTTGGAATCACTAAAAGCTTAAAGACGAAAGGTCTTGTAACAGCGGTTCGGAAAACAAGGGATGATGGAACTGCGCCGATGTTAGCAATATATTACTACGATGATTATGGTCGTATAATACAAAAGGCGACACAGAGTCATATAGGGGGTACAGATCTCGAAACGATTACTTACAATTTCATAGGGAATATCTTAATTAATAAAAGAGAGCACCGCACTACACCGACTGGAACGCCAACGACTATCCTGACAACAAATATTTATGACCATAGAGGTCGGCCTCTTATCGTGAAGAAAAAGATTGGTACGCAGGCAGAAATTATTCAAAGTAAATCAATATACAATGAACTTGGGCAATTATTGAGCAAAGGATTTCACAGTGAAGACAATGGAACAACATTTCTATCTACTACTAAATATAAATACACCGAGCGGGGATGGTTAAAAGGAATGTATTCCAATGAATTCAGTGAAACTCTTTTTTATGTAGATGGTGGCACAGTACAATATAATGGTAATATAGCTCAGCAACGTTACAAAAATGGTACACCTGCAGCTGGCATCATGGATTATCAATATGATGGATTGAACCGCTTGAAAAGTGGTTCAGGTACCGGAGCTATGTTAATAACTGAAAATTTAAAATATGATGACGTTGGGAATCTAACTAGTCTAAAAAGAGAGTCGGGAAGTGAAATAATTTATAAATATTTAAGTTCTGGAAAGAGTAATAAAATAGACAGCTTAAAAGGAGGCATTATCGCTAAATATAGCTATGATGCCAATGGCAATACATTGAAGGACAGAACTGGTCTCGATTTCACTTATAATTATCTAAATTTGACAAAAACAGCAAGTAAAACCGGAACCAATGTAACCTATCTATATGATGCCACAGGGATTAAACTTCGTAAAAATACTACTGTAAACTCGATTTCTTCCGAACGAAATTATGTTGACGGCATCGAATACAATATGAATGGAACTGGTTTAGGCTCGATTGAACGAATTTCGACGGAAGAAGGCTTTCTCTTAAATAGTTCAGGAACATTTAGCTATCATTATTACTTAAAAGATCATCTCGGCAATGTCAGAGTTGTGCTAAAAAAAGATGTCAGTCCAACTATTCCGGTAATTGTTCAAAGACAGAATTATTATCCTTTCGGTAAGACAAAATCAATTTTGGTTGGGACGAATAATAATTATCTTTACAATGGCAAGGAAATGCAGCAAGATGTTGGGAGCCAATTGGATTATGGAGCCCGTTTCTATGACGCGGAGATAGGTAGATGGAATGTAATTGACCCTTTGGCGGAGAAATATAGGAGATGGTCACCATATAATTATGCGATAGACAATCCAATAGTATATGTTGACCCAGACGGAAAAGATATTATTAATATTGCTGGAGGAGTTCAATTTACCCTAAATGACGCTCAAATAGCTCTTACTGCAATGCAACAGCAATCTAGTTCCAACGGCTCTTTAGATTTGAACAAAATTCATTTCGTTTACGAAAAACTAACTCCAAATATTTACAATCATACCTTAAGTTCTTTTAGAAAGGGAAAGCCAACTGTTTTGCATTATGACTCTGATAAATCACGACGAAATGACAGAAGAAAAGCGGCACTCAAAGGAAAAGATTATATGAGAGAGCCAGGCAAATCTTTAGATGAATATCCTTACGCTTCTACTTTCGAGGGCGGAGAAGGTGCTGAGGTTGCAGCTGTCCCTATCAGAGAGCAAAGTATACAAGGAGGGCAGCTTGGAGGATTTGGAGGTTTATATTCTAAATTGAAGCAAGGAGACGCCTTTACGGTAATTCCCATACCGAAAGATAGGGAACCTGAAGATGTAACAGTGCCCGCAACTCAACCTGTTTCTACCGCGCTTAAAGTTGGAACTGGCGTGGCAGCAGGTATAATATTATGGGAAGTGGTAAAATGGGGCGGGGCAATATTATTAGTACCGGAAACAGGAGGAGCATCTATTCCTGCTGCGATGGCATTACCATAA
- a CDS encoding transposase, whose amino-acid sequence MVDRFHVQKLAYDAVQELRIKYRWEVLDAESKKIMESRKRGIPYEPELLPNGDTLKQLLARSRHLLFKHPSRWSENQKHRAELLFMRFPRLKLAYDLGIALGDIFNKCQDKKIAFTKLGLWHNQVENAGIASFESVARSIPAHHQYILHYFDNRSTNASAESFNAKLKAFRGVFRGVRDTTFFLYRVMKLYA is encoded by the coding sequence GTGGTCGACCGGTTCCATGTTCAAAAGTTAGCTTACGATGCAGTGCAGGAACTTCGTATTAAGTATCGTTGGGAAGTATTGGATGCGGAAAGCAAGAAGATAATGGAATCGCGAAAGAGAGGAATCCCATATGAACCCGAGTTGTTGCCTAATGGAGACACGCTCAAACAGCTACTGGCTAGATCCAGACACCTCTTGTTCAAGCACCCAAGCCGATGGTCCGAAAACCAGAAACACCGAGCTGAATTGTTGTTCATGCGGTTTCCCAGGCTAAAGCTCGCTTATGACCTTGGAATTGCCCTGGGTGACATATTCAATAAATGCCAGGACAAAAAGATAGCATTTACCAAACTAGGACTGTGGCATAATCAGGTTGAAAATGCGGGCATCGCTTCATTTGAGAGCGTAGCAAGATCCATTCCAGCGCATCATCAATACATTCTACACTACTTCGACAATAGAAGCACCAATGCTTCAGCAGAATCTTTCAATGCAAAGCTCAAAGCGTTCAGGGGTGTCTTTCGCGGTGTAAGGGACACCACATTCTTCCTATATAGAGTAATGAAATTGTATGCTTAA
- a CDS encoding family 20 glycosylhydrolase: MTNFKKIKNPLLYAGLGLALLSQEAYAQKSSAIADQLQLTWKVKDGQNIRKNPVSTLILKNKGKSAVQLNDWSLWFNFIRSIDPDKVDKRFAIDHRNGDLFQVSFKKNNFLLNAQDTVHIDFITTGLVNYTDGPIGLYLKNNKTGLATNISDYSAVKIAPQSDAEKIDYFAYKYDQNKLVEGAVAQHIIPLPSNISINNNEKFNLSTGTKLFVDHEFASEGGFLTDFLTSYSGVKLAASSSPQGGIEIVKTNNLKPESYHLTIGAKGIQIEASDKAGAFYAIQSLKSLINHSQWNKATKSITLPFGNIEDSPRYGYRGFMLDAARNFHSKAEVLRILDLMASYKLNKFHFHFIDDEGWRLEIPSLPELTAIGANRSANFEDGKAIQSAYGSGATAKPHQFYSVADYIEILKYAQARHIDVIPEVETPGHARAAIKAMRARFAHYSKLGDKQKAEEFLLDDAEDKSVYNSAQNWNDNVMNPALPSTYHFLSKVIDEIKAMHDQAGVPLKIIDLGGDETPSGVWEKSPKVLAFMKENNIANVLDVWPLYITKINTLVQEKGLTMSGWEEMGMRNKGKGMVVNADLGKSGIHLNVWNNLPGQGQEDLAYRLANAGYKVVYTSAANNYLDMSWDRDFADPGHSWVGTVNLNRTYSFSPENFFINLRKDDTGKDLRPEAYTNKEQLTAEGKKNLLGIKGALWAEKVSTDQRLEEMIFPRLIAIADRAWAPEQPWEKGNSFDEATYRKSYTSFIKKLGEDELRKLDRINGGYTYRLPKIGIKKEGSQLLINTDYPGFKVYYSDNGTTPTLKSKIVNGPIPFQTGKKYLFKVFDAKGRSGDVISY, from the coding sequence ATGACTAATTTTAAAAAAATCAAAAACCCGCTACTCTATGCCGGACTGGGCTTGGCTTTATTAAGCCAGGAAGCCTATGCTCAAAAGTCGAGTGCAATCGCGGATCAACTGCAACTTACCTGGAAGGTTAAAGACGGACAGAATATCCGTAAAAATCCGGTATCCACCCTAATTTTAAAAAACAAGGGGAAAAGTGCTGTTCAACTCAACGACTGGAGCCTCTGGTTTAATTTTATCCGATCTATTGATCCCGATAAGGTCGACAAACGTTTTGCGATAGACCACCGAAACGGAGATCTCTTTCAGGTTAGCTTTAAGAAAAATAACTTTTTATTAAATGCGCAAGATACAGTCCACATCGATTTTATCACGACTGGACTGGTCAATTATACGGATGGGCCAATTGGTCTATACCTAAAAAATAATAAGACTGGGCTTGCAACAAATATTTCGGATTATTCTGCGGTTAAAATTGCTCCCCAGTCGGACGCTGAAAAAATCGATTACTTTGCTTATAAATACGATCAAAACAAGCTGGTAGAGGGTGCAGTAGCACAGCATATCATCCCTTTACCAAGCAATATCAGCATCAATAATAACGAGAAATTCAACCTATCGACAGGTACAAAACTGTTTGTTGACCATGAATTTGCTAGCGAAGGAGGCTTTCTGACAGATTTCCTGACCAGCTATTCAGGCGTTAAGCTAGCAGCTTCATCCAGTCCACAAGGCGGCATTGAAATTGTCAAAACAAACAACTTAAAGCCCGAATCCTATCACTTGACGATTGGTGCTAAAGGTATACAAATAGAGGCTTCTGATAAAGCGGGTGCATTTTATGCCATACAGTCGTTAAAATCGTTGATCAATCACAGCCAATGGAATAAAGCCACAAAATCGATCACATTACCATTCGGTAACATTGAAGATAGCCCGCGCTATGGTTACCGTGGATTTATGCTGGATGCTGCCCGTAATTTCCATAGCAAAGCCGAGGTTTTAAGAATATTGGATCTCATGGCTTCCTACAAATTGAACAAGTTCCATTTCCACTTCATTGACGACGAAGGTTGGCGACTGGAAATCCCATCTTTACCCGAATTAACGGCTATCGGAGCCAACCGTTCCGCTAATTTTGAAGATGGAAAGGCAATACAGTCTGCTTATGGATCTGGCGCTACCGCTAAGCCGCATCAATTCTACAGTGTTGCTGACTATATCGAAATTTTAAAATATGCTCAGGCAAGACATATAGACGTCATACCAGAGGTAGAAACTCCTGGTCATGCCCGCGCAGCGATCAAAGCAATGCGCGCGCGTTTTGCACATTACTCAAAACTTGGCGATAAACAGAAGGCGGAGGAATTCCTGCTGGACGATGCAGAGGACAAATCCGTTTACAATTCTGCACAAAACTGGAATGACAATGTCATGAACCCTGCCCTACCTTCAACCTATCACTTCCTGAGCAAGGTGATCGATGAAATCAAAGCGATGCATGATCAAGCTGGAGTTCCGTTGAAAATTATCGATTTGGGAGGCGACGAGACGCCAAGTGGTGTTTGGGAAAAATCGCCAAAGGTATTAGCCTTTATGAAGGAAAATAATATCGCTAATGTACTCGATGTATGGCCACTGTATATTACCAAAATTAATACCCTTGTTCAAGAAAAAGGGTTGACGATGTCTGGATGGGAAGAAATGGGTATGCGCAATAAAGGAAAAGGCATGGTTGTCAATGCCGATCTAGGAAAATCCGGCATCCATTTGAATGTATGGAACAATCTCCCGGGCCAAGGACAGGAAGACCTCGCTTATCGATTGGCAAATGCAGGATATAAAGTTGTTTACACGAGCGCTGCAAACAACTACCTGGATATGTCTTGGGACCGTGATTTTGCTGATCCAGGACACAGTTGGGTCGGTACGGTTAATCTGAATAGAACATATTCATTTTCTCCTGAAAATTTCTTCATCAATCTGCGCAAGGATGACACCGGAAAAGATCTTAGACCAGAGGCATACACCAATAAAGAACAGCTTACAGCGGAAGGGAAGAAAAACCTCCTCGGTATCAAAGGTGCCTTATGGGCAGAAAAGGTATCTACTGACCAACGTCTTGAAGAAATGATATTTCCACGTTTAATAGCGATTGCTGATCGCGCGTGGGCACCCGAACAACCCTGGGAAAAAGGGAATTCTTTTGACGAGGCTACTTATCGTAAATCGTATACCTCCTTTATCAAAAAATTAGGTGAGGATGAATTGAGAAAACTGGATAGGATAAATGGAGGCTATACCTATCGACTTCCTAAAATTGGAATCAAGAAAGAGGGTAGCCAACTCCTTATCAATACCGATTATCCCGGTTTCAAAGTCTATTACAGCGACAACGGCACTACGCCAACATTGAAATCCAAAATAGTGAACGGTCCGATACCATTCCAGACTGGAAAGAAATACTTATTTAAAGTATTTGATGCAAAAGGACGATCAGGTGATGTAATCAGCTATTAA